ACGGTAGAATTCAGGGGGAGCCAACTAAAGTTGACTGAGTCACTGATTTGCTAACTCAGGGGGAGCTGAGATGTACAACCATTTTTGGgttgttttgtccagaaagacaaaaagggggagattgaaaggaattttattccttgatatattttccttttttatctttaatattttgcctttctagacatgtggataatctcgaaattgatgatatgatctcgtataaattcaatatgtgatataagactatatttgatatgactcataatatctttaagatatgatatcacaatatctttaagatattatccttgttttaaaaagagtttgtttcctaatgaaattggtttttctatgttaaataggactcaaaAGAGAAGAAACGCAGAGAGGGGGACGATATAGAGCATATAACTTTCGGAGAGACAGAGATGCATTTAtacgaagaaaatattttctgattgaagcaaTCTCGCGTCGTTGATAAAGTGTTGTTGTGAAGTGCTGACAACATCtgaagacaacacctaatcacTGTCTTGATTAGTGCGCTGATTTTTGAAGActttttcacttctcagttgatgcatcctatgtattttggttatacggtttgttagaggtttaggatgcaatttgttactcgccttaataagggagttgttttattctttcactagtattggtttttgtaaacttacaagtttttctagtgaattattttgccctgaggcaccgcacaagtataaTTTATCTCTCGTATCTCGTATTATTGTCATTCCAGTTGTGTGTTAATGTGTTAAActataatttccgctgcatgttgtcgtgggtgttacaacacctacgcacAACACTTACATTCTAatacacacaacactcaccCTCATCTCATTCACCCTGTGAAAACGAAACTGACAAGACTAAAATCACGCAATATTTCTGAGAACACTTGGAAGTTTTTCATTTGATCAGGCTGAGGGAAGTTGCGACGACTTTGTATTATTCTCCAACATTGAACTGTTGATTACACACAAGTTTACTTCTTAGAACAATAGAGAGGGAACATACCTTTTACCAGCACACCAGATAAATTGTACTCTAGAAGTGTAGTAGtttaatttacttttaaagagCTTTGAGGATGACTTTGACACCATTTTTTGGTGTAAGAATAAACATTTGTGCAGGTTGATGGACGTAGTTAGGAGAGATAACGAACTTGAATCGCTGTAGGATCATTGAGAGCGCGATCTTGGCTTCATTGGTTGTGAAGTTTAATCCTACACAGGTTCGAGGCCCCATACCGAATGGCAAAAAGGCCGCAGAGTTGTTTTTGGTAGCTTTAGCAACGCCTTCGGCGAATCTCTCTGGCTTGAAAAGATCAGCATCCTCTCCCCAGATTAGAGGATTCTGGTGCAGTGCTAAAATTGGGATGAAAATGTTAATATTCTGAGGAAGAATCAGATTCCCTAGTTTAACTTTCTTTGAAACTTTTCTTGTCAGTGTAAGCGCTGGAGGATAAAGCCGGAGGCATTCGTTTATGATCAGGTTCATCTgcaagaaaaacaaaaattatcaaAGAAAACATCAAGAATTGTTATGATCCCACATTTCGGAGATTTTCCCACCTAATACACTAGTTGTTTGGATTTAGGCTCTAACTGTAATCAGATTACCGTTTTTAATCTTGCAATGCCATCCGAATTCGGTGAGTGGAAACCAAGAGTCTCCTTCACCTCTTCTCTTGCCTTTTCTTGCCAGTCTTCATGTATCGCGAGAAGCAGGATGCACCAAGCAAGAAGACTCGTGGTCGTAAGATGTCCAGCACCGTATATTACCTTGATCTCATCGATCATCTGTTCGGTTGTGATTCGTTTCTTTACATCGGATTCATGCCTGATTTTCACAAGTTGGCCTAAATAATCACTTCCAAAATCTCCCAATTCCGAATTTGGTGAACTTTCCCTCTTCTTTACCAGCTCCATGATAGAACCCTTTATCCTTTTTTCGAGTTTCTCTGCTTCAACTTCATCATC
This window of the Primulina tabacum isolate GXHZ01 chromosome 4, ASM2559414v2, whole genome shotgun sequence genome carries:
- the LOC142541723 gene encoding cytochrome P450 CYP749A22-like, whose amino-acid sequence is MAPVEIFVLVLLSVLCLFFLLKVVRFLRRVWWNPIQLQAFMASQGIRGPSYSFPHGSTKEVSDILHRSMEATSSDITHDIFRRTQPHVYTWIKTYGMNFLNWHGSQGQLFVSEPELVKEILMNREGFFPKMDMEGYAKRLLGEALITNEGEKWERIRKLANHTFHSESLKRMVPQMSSSVSMMLEKWKNYDGKEIDVFKEFGLLTTEVISRTAFGSSYLEGKNIFEMVAKLTSTTVRNENKIRFPGISLVFKSDDEVEAEKLEKRIKGSIMELVKKRESSPNSELGDFGSDYLGQLVKIRHESDVKKRITTEQMIDEIKVIYGAGHLTTTSLLAWCILLLAIHEDWQEKAREEVKETLGFHSPNSDGIARLKTMNLIINECLRLYPPALTLTRKVSKKVKLGNLILPQNINIFIPILALHQNPLIWGEDADLFKPERFAEGVAKATKNNSAAFLPFGMGPRTCVGLNFTTNEAKIALSMILQRFKFVISPNYVHQPAQMFILTPKNGVKVILKAL